In Polaribacter sp. Hel_I_88, the following proteins share a genomic window:
- the wecB gene encoding non-hydrolyzing UDP-N-acetylglucosamine 2-epimerase encodes MKKKILIVVGTRPNFVKITQFKKVAEKYENLELKIVHTGQHHDDKMSTIFLEQFGIEVDYFLGIKSTSPNSLIGEIIIKLESVINDYKPDLLLCVGDVNSTLGAAICANKLGLKLGHVESGLRSLDRKMPEEINRILTDEISDICFVTEKSGIQNLKNIGKEDAQIAFVGNTMIDTLVHFKIEIEASTILKDIQQEKHQYILATLHRPRNVDTKEALLKILDLFKQLTENNKVVFPIHPRTKSNFIKFNLYDSLTALKNLIIIGPQNYFSFQKLIKYSFCVITDSGGIQEETTFLQIPCITLRENTERPSTIEEGTNELMTFDTQKIVQKIQHISEGNNGNSTIPEFWDGNATERIIQKSLEFLA; translated from the coding sequence ATGAAGAAGAAAATTTTAATTGTAGTTGGTACAAGACCTAATTTTGTAAAAATAACTCAATTTAAAAAAGTTGCTGAGAAATACGAAAATTTAGAACTTAAAATAGTACATACAGGTCAGCATCATGATGATAAAATGTCTACTATTTTTTTAGAACAATTTGGTATTGAAGTCGATTATTTTTTAGGAATAAAAAGCACTTCCCCAAATAGTTTAATTGGCGAAATTATTATAAAGTTAGAAAGCGTAATCAATGACTATAAACCAGATTTATTACTTTGTGTTGGCGATGTAAATTCAACATTAGGAGCTGCAATTTGTGCGAATAAGTTAGGATTAAAATTAGGTCATGTAGAAAGTGGTTTAAGAAGTTTAGATCGAAAAATGCCAGAGGAAATAAACAGGATTTTAACCGATGAAATTTCTGATATTTGCTTTGTGACCGAAAAAAGTGGTATCCAAAATTTAAAAAATATTGGTAAAGAAGATGCTCAAATTGCATTTGTTGGCAATACAATGATAGATACTTTGGTTCATTTTAAAATTGAGATTGAAGCTTCTACCATTTTAAAAGATATTCAACAAGAAAAGCATCAATATATTTTAGCCACTTTACATAGACCCAGAAATGTAGATACTAAAGAAGCCCTTTTAAAAATTCTTGATTTATTTAAACAACTTACAGAGAACAATAAAGTAGTTTTCCCAATTCATCCAAGAACAAAAAGTAATTTTATAAAGTTTAATTTGTATGATTCTTTAACAGCGCTAAAAAATTTAATCATTATTGGGCCACAAAATTATTTCTCTTTTCAAAAATTGATAAAATATTCTTTTTGCGTTATTACAGATAGTGGAGGCATTCAAGAAGAAACTACTTTCTTACAGATTCCTTGCATCACTTTAAGAGAAAATACAGAAAGACCTTCAACCATAGAAGAAGGTACCAATGAATTAATGACTTTTGATACACAAAAAATTGTTCAAAAGATTCAACATATTTCTGAAGGAAACAATGGGAATAGTACAATTCCAGAATTTTGGGATGGAAATGCCACAGAAAGAATTATCCAAAAATCTTTAGAGTTTTTAGCATGA
- a CDS encoding transporter, which produces MKNHSLQLFIVCLFFGFSAVYGQYTEVINSNKPGFSESPYSVGTGVYQFESSLFFRNMTVKPTFSRPQSLGFDMLFRTSFFLERLELNLQTSYQKDKIAFKNIFTSDYAVNGFGRFTVGAKYLVYQQEYDDKSKEIRSWKRKMAFDYKRLIPSVAIYAGLNTDMVNDIYKTGSMSPKFGLLLQNNLSSDFNIVTNVFYDKIGTDFSEISYIITGTFNFNDYWSGFVENQTVFLENQNNINIGAGLAYLYSKNLQINASGRLLMEGNTQGFYGGFGVSYRIDKHKDSYKEIDENGREINSPVSEYNKKQGSFFSRLFSVFKKKEGKNSTRKKRKRN; this is translated from the coding sequence ATGAAAAACCACTCTTTACAACTCTTTATTGTATGCTTATTCTTTGGTTTTTCTGCTGTTTACGGCCAATATACAGAAGTTATAAACTCTAACAAACCAGGTTTTTCAGAAAGTCCTTATAGTGTTGGTACTGGAGTTTATCAATTTGAAAGCAGTTTGTTCTTTAGAAATATGACTGTAAAACCCACTTTTTCTAGACCTCAATCTTTAGGTTTTGATATGCTTTTTAGAACTAGTTTTTTCTTAGAAAGGTTAGAATTAAACCTACAAACTAGTTATCAAAAAGATAAAATTGCTTTTAAGAATATTTTTACTTCAGATTATGCTGTAAATGGATTTGGACGATTTACAGTGGGTGCCAAATATTTAGTGTATCAACAAGAATATGATGATAAAAGCAAAGAAATTAGAAGTTGGAAAAGAAAAATGGCTTTTGATTATAAAAGATTAATACCTTCTGTGGCAATTTACGCTGGTTTAAATACAGATATGGTAAATGACATTTACAAAACAGGTAGCATGTCTCCTAAATTTGGCCTTTTATTACAAAATAATTTAAGTTCTGATTTTAATATTGTTACCAATGTTTTTTATGATAAAATAGGAACTGATTTTTCTGAAATTTCATACATCATTACAGGAACCTTTAATTTTAACGATTATTGGTCTGGCTTTGTGGAAAACCAAACCGTTTTTTTAGAAAATCAAAATAACATAAATATTGGTGCTGGTTTAGCGTATTTATACAGCAAAAATCTTCAAATAAATGCTTCTGGAAGACTTCTTATGGAAGGAAATACGCAAGGTTTTTATGGAGGTTTTGGAGTTTCTTACAGAATTGACAAACACAAAGATTCCTATAAAGAAATAGATGAAAATGGTAGAGAAATAAATAGTCCAGTTTCTGAATACAATAAAAAACAAGGTAGTTTCTTTAGTCGACTTTTTAGTGTATTCAAGAAAAAAGAAGGAAAAAATTCAACCAGAAAGAAACGAAAAAGGAACTAA
- a CDS encoding YfhO family protein, protein MKHLKLKKIFPYLVAILIFIIASLLYFHPVLKGQKIAQSDITQFQGMAKEITDFRVDKNTEPYWTGASFSGMPAYQISAYYPFDFVRTLDRTLRFLPRPADYTFLYFLSFFVLMMALKVEWRLAVLGALSFGFSTYLIIIFIPGHNSKAHAIAYMPLVLAGFLWVFQRKYVLGFIVTGLAMALEIYTNHIQMTYYLGFCLLILGIVELINAIKENVLPVFIKQAAVILAAVILGIGANAPRLMAMQEYSEFSTRGKSELTINADGSKKEATKGLDKAYITQYSYAKLETFNLFIPRFMGGGTVEELDDNSNFYNYFEELHGRKAADDYSKQVLTYWGDQPIIEAPAYIGAVIFFLFFLGIFLVKGRLKQWLVAATIFSILLSWGRNLEFLTNFFIDYIPLYNKFRAVSSIQVIAELCVPILGVLALKEFFSAKISSEEKIESLKKAVYVFGSLIIVGFFLAHFSSSFEGLRDGNYSELPGLIDAVIADRKSMLLMDTIRSLILMILAAGVLWFFLKGKLKQHIAVIGLVLFILFDLISVNKNYVNESDFKPSRRVDKPFTASNADKLILEDKTHYRVANFAKDPMQDGSTSYFHQSIGGYHAAKMGRYQELFEYQIAKNNMDVLNMLNTKYFIVPDKEGKEQVQLNEDANGNAWFVENVKVVNSANEEMKALDSLDTKEETVIRLSEIEEFKKWHHTAPIRLLTNFSFEKDSTATINLTNYDVTELTYQSSSTKEQFVVFSEIYYKDGWNAYINGELTPHFRVNYVLRGMQIPAGENEIVFKFEPKVIQKGGIISLVSYGLLILVTVGWLFYDDKKKKKSALNVH, encoded by the coding sequence ATTAAGCATTTGAAACTTAAAAAAATATTTCCATATCTTGTAGCAATTCTAATCTTTATAATTGCCTCTTTATTATATTTTCATCCTGTTTTAAAAGGACAAAAAATAGCACAGTCAGATATTACCCAATTTCAGGGAATGGCTAAAGAAATTACCGATTTTAGAGTCGATAAAAACACAGAACCTTATTGGACAGGCGCTTCTTTTAGTGGAATGCCAGCCTATCAAATAAGTGCGTATTATCCATTCGATTTTGTAAGAACTTTAGACAGAACATTACGTTTTTTACCAAGACCTGCAGATTATACTTTTCTGTATTTTTTAAGTTTTTTTGTGTTGATGATGGCACTAAAAGTAGAATGGCGTTTGGCAGTTTTAGGCGCACTTTCCTTTGGGTTTTCCACCTATTTAATTATCATTTTTATTCCTGGGCATAATTCTAAAGCACACGCAATTGCATATATGCCTTTGGTTTTAGCTGGATTTTTGTGGGTTTTTCAACGAAAATATGTGTTAGGTTTTATTGTTACAGGTTTGGCAATGGCTTTAGAAATTTATACAAACCACATTCAAATGACCTATTATTTAGGTTTTTGTTTGCTGATTTTAGGTATTGTAGAGTTGATAAACGCCATCAAAGAAAATGTTTTACCAGTATTTATAAAACAAGCGGCTGTAATTTTAGCGGCTGTAATTTTAGGAATTGGCGCAAATGCACCCAGATTAATGGCAATGCAAGAATATTCGGAATTTAGTACAAGAGGAAAATCTGAATTAACCATAAATGCTGATGGTAGTAAAAAAGAAGCAACGAAAGGTTTAGACAAAGCCTACATTACACAATATAGTTATGCAAAATTAGAAACTTTTAATTTGTTTATTCCACGTTTTATGGGTGGAGGAACTGTGGAAGAATTGGATGATAATTCTAATTTTTACAATTATTTTGAAGAATTACATGGGAGAAAAGCAGCAGATGATTACTCTAAACAAGTACTAACTTATTGGGGAGATCAACCCATTATTGAAGCACCTGCGTATATTGGTGCAGTTATTTTCTTCTTATTTTTTCTTGGGATATTTTTGGTAAAAGGACGCCTAAAACAATGGTTAGTTGCTGCAACTATATTTTCAATTTTGTTAAGTTGGGGTAGAAATTTAGAGTTTTTAACCAACTTTTTTATCGATTATATTCCATTATATAATAAGTTTAGAGCAGTTTCTTCCATACAAGTTATTGCAGAATTATGTGTGCCAATTTTAGGAGTTTTGGCGTTAAAAGAATTTTTCTCTGCTAAAATTTCATCCGAAGAAAAAATAGAAAGTTTAAAAAAAGCAGTTTATGTTTTTGGAAGTTTAATTATTGTTGGATTTTTTTTAGCACATTTTTCGTCTTCTTTTGAAGGTTTAAGAGATGGTAATTATAGTGAATTACCTGGTTTAATTGATGCAGTTATTGCAGATAGAAAATCGATGTTATTAATGGACACTATACGTTCTTTAATTTTGATGATATTAGCTGCTGGCGTTTTATGGTTTTTCTTAAAAGGCAAACTAAAACAACATATTGCAGTAATTGGTTTGGTACTTTTTATATTGTTCGATTTAATTTCGGTCAACAAAAATTACGTAAACGAATCTGATTTTAAACCTTCAAGAAGAGTCGATAAACCTTTTACAGCAAGCAATGCCGATAAATTAATTTTAGAGGATAAAACACATTATAGAGTTGCCAATTTTGCAAAAGACCCAATGCAAGATGGTTCAACCTCTTATTTTCATCAATCAATTGGTGGGTATCATGCTGCAAAAATGGGACGTTATCAGGAATTATTTGAGTATCAAATTGCAAAAAATAATATGGATGTGTTGAATATGTTGAACACAAAATATTTTATTGTTCCTGATAAAGAAGGCAAAGAACAAGTGCAATTAAATGAGGACGCCAATGGAAATGCTTGGTTTGTGGAAAATGTAAAAGTGGTAAATTCTGCAAACGAAGAAATGAAAGCTTTAGATTCTTTAGATACAAAAGAAGAAACTGTAATTAGGCTTTCAGAAATTGAAGAGTTTAAAAAGTGGCATCATACTGCACCAATAAGATTATTAACAAACTTTTCTTTTGAAAAAGACTCAACTGCAACTATCAATTTAACAAATTATGATGTTACAGAATTAACATATCAATCTAGTTCTACAAAAGAGCAATTTGTTGTTTTTTCTGAAATTTATTATAAAGATGGTTGGAATGCGTACATTAATGGTGAATTAACACCACATTTTAGAGTAAATTATGTTTTAAGAGGAATGCAAATTCCTGCTGGAGAAAACGAAATTGTGTTTAAATTCGAACCAAAAGTAATTCAAAAGGGAGGTATTATTTCTTTAGTTTCCTATGGTTTATTAATACTTGTTACAGTTGGTTGGTTATTTTATGATGATAAGAAAAAGAAAAAATCAGCCTTAAATGTACACTAA
- a CDS encoding DUF4834 family protein: MGLLKFIFFALLFYYGFKFLARLFAPFLIKKVADTMQKKAEEQFGGQQAKNSVKEGETIIDKAPRNSTQSKNSVGEYVDFEEID; encoded by the coding sequence ATGGGTTTATTAAAGTTTATATTCTTTGCGTTATTATTTTATTACGGATTTAAGTTTTTAGCAAGATTATTTGCACCTTTTTTAATTAAAAAAGTAGCAGATACCATGCAAAAAAAAGCTGAAGAACAATTTGGAGGACAGCAAGCAAAAAATAGTGTAAAAGAAGGAGAAACCATAATTGATAAAGCTCCAAGAAATAGCACACAAAGCAAAAACTCTGTGGGAGAATATGTAGATTTCGAAGAAATAGATTAA
- a CDS encoding glycosyltransferase family 4 protein translates to MSYICMIVDGAYPNDIRVRKEAEALAENGKKVLVVCPRKKNDLETEIVNNVTVFRIGKNYKTAKKGIYDILESVSNINPLFYFGIKKAFKKYKIDYLHVHDLPLAGTGFKFKNNVKKIYLDLHENYPEALRTWFLWKQNSVIKVKNSLFFNSENWSKKEEKYCQKYDKVICVVEEMKAKLIAKFNIEKDKLIVVSNHEKKSFADNFNEEVAQNIISKNDFSITYVGGFGPHRGLQTAIEAMPKIVQKVPNAKLFLIGKGSADVETKLRDIVKEFNVENSVVFVGYRPFKEVSTIMQKTNVNIIPHLSNDHTDNTIPHKLFQIMMSKSLLLVSSCKPLKRIVTKYNAGIVFNADDANDFAEKVISIHQNYDEYQIKTQNAFDAVMNKGENWEKESLKLFNLYTN, encoded by the coding sequence ATGAGTTACATCTGTATGATTGTTGATGGAGCATATCCTAATGATATTCGTGTTCGAAAAGAAGCAGAAGCTTTAGCTGAAAATGGTAAAAAAGTTTTAGTAGTTTGTCCAAGAAAAAAAAACGATTTAGAAACTGAAATTGTAAACAATGTAACAGTTTTTAGAATCGGAAAAAACTATAAAACAGCCAAAAAAGGGATTTACGATATCCTAGAAAGTGTTTCAAATATCAATCCTCTTTTTTACTTCGGAATTAAAAAAGCGTTTAAAAAATATAAAATTGATTATTTACATGTGCATGACTTGCCTTTGGCTGGAACAGGATTTAAATTTAAAAATAACGTAAAAAAGATCTATTTAGATTTACATGAAAACTATCCTGAAGCTTTAAGAACTTGGTTTTTGTGGAAACAAAATAGCGTTATTAAAGTAAAGAATTCTCTTTTTTTTAATTCAGAAAATTGGTCTAAAAAAGAAGAAAAATACTGTCAAAAATATGACAAAGTAATTTGCGTTGTTGAAGAAATGAAAGCAAAATTAATTGCTAAATTCAATATTGAAAAGGATAAATTAATTGTGGTTTCTAATCACGAGAAAAAGAGTTTTGCAGATAATTTTAACGAAGAAGTTGCTCAAAATATCATCAGTAAAAACGATTTTTCAATAACATATGTTGGTGGTTTTGGTCCTCATAGAGGTTTGCAAACAGCAATTGAAGCAATGCCAAAGATTGTACAAAAAGTACCAAATGCAAAATTATTTTTAATTGGGAAAGGAAGTGCAGATGTAGAAACTAAATTAAGAGATATTGTAAAAGAATTTAATGTAGAAAATTCAGTGGTTTTTGTTGGGTATAGACCCTTTAAAGAGGTCTCTACAATTATGCAAAAAACCAATGTAAACATCATTCCTCATTTGTCTAATGATCATACAGATAATACAATTCCTCATAAATTATTTCAAATAATGATGAGTAAAAGTTTGCTTTTAGTGAGTTCTTGCAAACCTTTAAAAAGAATTGTTACGAAGTATAATGCAGGTATTGTTTTTAATGCTGATGATGCCAATGATTTTGCAGAAAAAGTAATTTCAATTCATCAAAATTATGATGAATATCAAATAAAAACCCAAAATGCTTTTGATGCTGTTATGAATAAAGGAGAAAATTGGGAGAAAGAAAGTTTAAAACTATTCAATTTATACACTAACTAA
- a CDS encoding methyltransferase, with protein sequence MYTKIPHKRYAHTLAFLQRVMPAPATILDLGIRNPFSEIMEQHGYTVINTEGEDLDLLPEIVKNHKVDAVTAFEIFEHLLAPFNVLRAIEATKLIATIPLDLWFAKAYRSKTDKWDRHYHEFEDWQFDWLLEKSGWEIQTKEKWTSPIDKIGFRPILRKFTPRYYAVFATK encoded by the coding sequence ATGTACACTAAAATTCCACATAAAAGATATGCACATACTTTAGCATTTCTTCAAAGAGTAATGCCAGCACCTGCAACAATTTTAGATTTAGGGATTAGAAATCCATTTTCTGAAATCATGGAACAACATGGTTATACAGTTATCAATACTGAAGGAGAAGATTTAGATCTTTTACCTGAAATTGTAAAAAATCATAAAGTTGATGCTGTTACAGCCTTCGAAATTTTCGAACATTTATTAGCACCTTTTAATGTTTTACGAGCCATTGAAGCTACTAAATTAATAGCGACAATACCATTAGATTTATGGTTTGCAAAAGCCTACAGAAGCAAAACTGATAAATGGGATAGACATTATCACGAATTTGAAGATTGGCAATTTGATTGGTTGTTAGAAAAATCAGGTTGGGAAATTCAAACGAAAGAAAAATGGACAAGCCCAATTGATAAAATTGGTTTCAGACCTATTTTAAGAAAATTTACGCCAAGATATTATGCAGTATTTGCAACAAAATAA